The Candidatus Koribacter versatilis Ellin345 genome has a segment encoding these proteins:
- a CDS encoding DUF2306 domain-containing protein produces MSRPDTLRFQGTTSPGRSGRWLQQLLWWTMLVSSVAIALYGSYYFLVRPSDAHFAHYILPLRLHIAGGIGALLIGPWQFSTKLRARALNWHRWLGRIYLLSVALGSIAGFAMALVSKEGIATHWGFGVLAVLWFFTGLRAYLTIRSRDVRAHRRWMIRNFALSLAAVSLRNYLPLMLFGFHWSFHVAFIVVAWLCWIPNLLIAEWIIQRTRPAESTLAA; encoded by the coding sequence ATGAGCCGTCCGGACACACTTCGTTTTCAAGGCACCACGTCTCCCGGACGCAGCGGCAGGTGGCTGCAGCAACTCCTCTGGTGGACGATGCTGGTGTCGTCCGTCGCTATCGCGCTGTACGGCTCCTACTATTTTCTCGTCCGGCCCAGCGACGCGCACTTCGCTCACTACATCCTTCCTCTGCGCCTGCACATCGCCGGTGGTATTGGCGCGCTCTTGATCGGCCCTTGGCAGTTCTCGACAAAGCTTCGCGCGCGCGCCCTCAACTGGCATCGCTGGTTAGGACGGATCTATCTCTTGTCGGTCGCCCTCGGTTCAATTGCCGGGTTCGCAATGGCGTTGGTGTCCAAAGAGGGGATCGCCACGCACTGGGGCTTCGGCGTTCTGGCCGTATTGTGGTTCTTCACTGGACTGCGAGCCTACCTCACCATCAGGAGCAGAGACGTCCGGGCGCATCGGCGCTGGATGATCCGGAACTTCGCGCTCTCGCTGGCCGCCGTAAGCCTCAGGAACTATCTGCCCCTGATGCTGTTCGGCTTCCACTGGTCGTTCCACGTCGCCTTCATCGTCGTTGCCTGGTTGTGCTGGATCCCGAACCTTCTCATCGCCGAATGGATCATTCAACGTACCCGCCCAGCGGAGTCGACACTCGCTGCTTGA
- a CDS encoding prolyl oligopeptidase family serine peptidase, producing MNRVFAFLLMLVAPLSGAQTSETGFLNRSVTVEGTEFRYVVYVPRDFNRATAWPILVALHGGGEYGDDGIKQTAGGVATAIRLHPERFPAIVIFPQAHADHTPGWQQKGGEAALAAVDKAIAEFHGDPARVYLTGLSAGGNGTWYIASHHAERFAALLVVSGFAGQFKGKQSGLDYPPVFPEAPDPYAAVAKKVAGLPTWIFHNDGDPNVPVDESRRMFSALKAVGANVQYIELHADQHDAWTAVYARADVWAWLFQQKKP from the coding sequence ATGAACCGGGTGTTCGCTTTTTTGTTAATGCTCGTTGCCCCACTTTCCGGGGCGCAGACATCTGAGACGGGTTTTCTGAACCGGTCCGTCACCGTTGAAGGGACCGAGTTCCGCTATGTGGTTTACGTTCCCCGCGACTTCAACCGCGCCACCGCATGGCCGATCCTTGTTGCGCTTCATGGCGGAGGCGAGTATGGCGACGACGGCATCAAGCAGACTGCCGGGGGCGTGGCCACTGCGATCCGTTTGCATCCCGAGCGCTTTCCGGCGATTGTGATCTTCCCCCAGGCGCACGCCGACCATACGCCCGGGTGGCAGCAGAAGGGCGGTGAGGCAGCACTGGCCGCAGTGGACAAAGCAATCGCCGAGTTCCACGGTGATCCTGCACGCGTCTATCTCACCGGCCTCTCGGCGGGTGGCAATGGAACCTGGTATATCGCCTCTCATCATGCGGAGCGTTTCGCCGCGTTGCTGGTGGTGAGCGGCTTCGCGGGACAATTCAAAGGAAAACAAAGCGGCCTGGATTACCCGCCAGTCTTCCCGGAAGCACCAGATCCGTACGCTGCGGTCGCGAAGAAAGTCGCGGGATTACCGACTTGGATTTTCCATAACGACGGTGATCCGAATGTTCCGGTGGACGAGTCACGACGGATGTTCAGCGCTCTGAAAGCTGTGGGCGCAAACGTACAGTACATCGAGCTTCACGCCGACCAGCACGATGCCTGGACGGCAGTCTATGCGCGAGCTGATGTGTGGGCGTGGCTGTTCCAGCAAAAGAAACCGTAA
- the mnmA gene encoding tRNA 2-thiouridine(34) synthase MnmA — protein MNKSETIAVAMSGGVDSSTVAAMLRAEGYNLVGLTMQLWNQRRLAHHEGFGEPGVGRCCSLDDVYDARRVAETLAIPYYVVNQEDRFERDVVKPFVEDYLSGRTPIPCSLCNNHLKFDQLLRTAQQIGAEKIATGHYARNDFNAQTGRWELKRPADRAKDQTYFLFGLTQEQLSRTLFPLGHKTKPEVREDAKNHGLKLFEKPDSQEICFIPNGDYKKFLDAYLEEQGESLPDTSGELVTSSGEVVGHHTGIHNFTVGQRKGLGVATGSPLYVIELRGDKRQVVVGNNDELLTRNLRAKRMNWIAVSDLAQPMRVHAKIRHKHEPAWATIEKTGDDEVLVTFDDPQRAVTPGQAVVLYDGDVVVGGGWIC, from the coding sequence TTGAACAAAAGCGAGACAATCGCGGTAGCCATGTCGGGCGGTGTGGACTCTTCCACCGTCGCGGCCATGCTGCGCGCTGAGGGCTACAACCTGGTCGGCTTGACCATGCAGCTCTGGAACCAGCGCCGCCTCGCCCACCACGAGGGCTTTGGAGAGCCCGGCGTGGGCCGCTGCTGCTCGCTGGACGACGTCTACGACGCCCGCCGTGTCGCCGAGACCCTTGCCATCCCGTACTACGTGGTGAATCAGGAAGACCGCTTCGAGCGCGACGTGGTGAAGCCGTTCGTGGAGGACTACCTCTCCGGCCGCACCCCGATCCCGTGCAGCCTCTGCAATAACCATCTCAAGTTCGACCAGCTTCTGCGCACCGCGCAGCAGATCGGCGCCGAGAAGATCGCCACCGGCCACTATGCACGCAACGATTTCAACGCGCAGACCGGACGCTGGGAACTGAAGCGCCCCGCCGACCGCGCCAAGGACCAGACCTACTTCCTCTTCGGCCTGACCCAGGAGCAGCTCAGCCGCACCCTGTTTCCGCTCGGCCACAAGACCAAGCCCGAGGTCCGCGAGGACGCGAAGAACCACGGCCTCAAGCTCTTCGAGAAGCCTGACTCGCAGGAGATCTGCTTCATCCCCAACGGCGACTACAAGAAGTTCCTCGACGCCTATCTCGAGGAGCAGGGTGAGTCGTTACCCGATACATCGGGCGAGCTAGTCACCAGCAGCGGGGAAGTCGTCGGCCACCACACGGGCATCCACAACTTCACGGTCGGCCAGCGCAAGGGCCTCGGCGTTGCGACGGGCAGCCCGCTTTACGTGATCGAGCTGCGTGGCGACAAGCGTCAGGTAGTCGTCGGCAACAACGACGAGCTCCTCACGCGCAACCTGCGCGCCAAGCGCATGAATTGGATCGCCGTAAGCGATCTCGCGCAGCCCATGCGCGTCCACGCGAAAATCCGCCACAAGCACGAGCCCGCCTGGGCCACAATTGAGAAGACCGGCGACGACGAAGTTCTGGTCACGTTCGACGACCCGCAGCGCGCAGTTACGCCCGGGCAGGCCGTGGTGTTGTACGACGGCGATGTGGTCGTGGGCGGGGGATGGATCTGCTGA
- a CDS encoding oxidoreductase produces MQTVLIAGASGVVGRRALDQLLASANVDRVIAVGRRALPMQHPKLLSQTADLNDQSDLVAKIPEQVDVAICCLGTTIKAAGSQEAFRRVDHDAVLTFAEAALAKGAQRFLLVSSIGANASSGTFYLRIKGETEADLAKLGFANLTILRPSFIDPQGERGDNRWGERLVLPAAQFVFSLVGKHGRYAPIKAETVGRALVTLAFDETSERVRILEGKKLFAAGE; encoded by the coding sequence ATGCAAACTGTTCTAATCGCCGGCGCCTCGGGCGTAGTCGGGCGCCGCGCGCTCGATCAACTGCTTGCGTCTGCTAACGTCGATCGCGTGATTGCCGTCGGGCGCCGTGCGCTGCCGATGCAACACCCCAAGCTGCTCTCACAGACTGCCGATCTGAACGATCAATCCGATCTCGTTGCTAAGATTCCGGAGCAGGTTGACGTCGCGATCTGTTGCCTTGGCACCACCATCAAGGCTGCCGGATCCCAGGAAGCGTTCCGTCGGGTGGACCACGATGCCGTGCTGACCTTCGCCGAAGCCGCGCTCGCCAAGGGCGCTCAGCGGTTTCTTCTGGTGAGTTCCATCGGTGCGAATGCCAGTTCAGGAACCTTCTACCTCCGCATTAAGGGCGAGACGGAGGCCGATCTCGCCAAGCTCGGCTTTGCGAACCTGACCATTCTGCGACCGTCGTTCATCGATCCTCAAGGCGAGCGGGGAGACAACCGATGGGGCGAAAGGCTGGTGCTCCCGGCGGCGCAATTCGTGTTTTCGCTGGTCGGGAAGCACGGCCGTTATGCGCCCATCAAAGCAGAAACGGTTGGCCGGGCACTGGTGACTCTTGCCTTCGATGAGACCAGCGAGCGAGTGCGGATTTTAGAAGGGAAGAAGCTGTTTGCGGCGGGTGAATGA
- a CDS encoding c-type cytochrome: MKVRLSGSNLLWMSSAMLVCLTFSNPIGTHAAPQASGSSASSVLEMDVIPRTPERLARGQYLVEGLLQCPACHSEVNFGKRPPEPMPGAKLGGHIFANAELGLPEPNRIVAPNISSDPEYGAGTWKDADFVRALRQGIGHDGRTLFPLMPYEFFRQLSDEDLAAAIVYIRSLPPVHHEQPKTFVTEDLKKTYKPFPMPASVAEPDRSDRVAYGKYLATAGHCGACHDGYDDKGAPIPGMQFSGGAPLTGPWEGGEKVISVNAANLTPDPSGIGYYNEAMFIEVIRNGGFKARPLSNIMPWSFFRNLTDDDLKSLFAYLQSLKPVCHHVDNTEVATYCKKCKTKHGLGEMNEETLTAK; this comes from the coding sequence GTGAAAGTTCGTCTCTCAGGCAGCAACCTTTTGTGGATGTCGTCCGCCATGCTGGTGTGTCTTACCTTCAGCAATCCAATCGGAACACACGCCGCGCCGCAAGCGTCGGGAAGCAGCGCATCGTCCGTACTCGAGATGGACGTCATTCCGCGAACCCCCGAACGCCTCGCCCGCGGCCAGTATCTCGTCGAAGGACTGCTGCAATGCCCGGCTTGTCACTCCGAGGTTAATTTCGGCAAACGTCCGCCGGAACCCATGCCCGGCGCAAAGCTCGGCGGACACATCTTCGCAAACGCTGAACTCGGATTGCCGGAGCCGAACCGCATCGTCGCGCCGAACATCTCATCCGATCCCGAGTATGGCGCCGGCACGTGGAAAGACGCAGACTTTGTTCGCGCTCTCCGGCAGGGTATCGGCCATGACGGCCGCACGCTCTTCCCGCTCATGCCCTACGAGTTCTTCCGCCAGCTTTCCGATGAAGACCTCGCCGCGGCGATTGTTTACATCCGCTCGCTGCCGCCAGTTCATCACGAGCAGCCGAAGACCTTCGTCACCGAAGACCTGAAGAAAACCTACAAGCCGTTTCCGATGCCAGCGTCCGTCGCTGAGCCGGACCGCTCCGATCGCGTGGCCTACGGCAAGTACTTGGCGACCGCCGGACATTGCGGCGCCTGCCACGACGGCTACGACGACAAAGGCGCCCCCATCCCCGGCATGCAATTCTCCGGCGGAGCCCCGCTCACCGGCCCATGGGAAGGTGGCGAGAAGGTCATCAGCGTGAACGCTGCCAACCTCACGCCCGATCCCTCCGGCATTGGCTACTACAACGAGGCGATGTTTATCGAAGTCATCCGCAACGGCGGATTCAAGGCGCGTCCGCTCTCCAACATCATGCCGTGGTCGTTCTTCCGCAACCTCACCGACGACGATCTCAAATCCCTTTTCGCGTACCTGCAGTCGCTGAAGCCCGTTTGCCATCACGTGGATAACACCGAAGTCGCCACCTACTGCAAGAAGTGCAAAACCAAACACGGTTTGGGCGAGATGAACGAGGAGACGCTCACGGCAAAATGA
- a CDS encoding FG-GAP repeat domain-containing protein produces MRLLHILAALVVTAAPLVAQVTYSFSNYPTQGPANHMVIADFNRDGYPDMAIVVSNPNVVDVYFNDHTGHFSNYTAYPTGDFGWALALDANGDGWPDILVASTGTGSTTLLLNNGDGTFRTGTAPITKAQASQFVAGDFNKDGKVDLAAIEGNQIEILLNNGNGTFHSGQMLAMAGGTFNAVVADFDGDGNLDISNAESNKFLVWWGKGTGAFAAPLQVPAPTRGSLFSVATADFNNDGLPDLAVSSNYNPGNCDPTGGPCGTTTAHIYKNMGGRSFSHISSYQIGDREGGVLSTADVNGDLNQDIVDVTTAGGVDSGVYSYRPGNGNTTFGAEQTITGGSAFEIVLRDLNHDSRADVGIPSFFPGGEGDVGLATSGYKTCTGVSSASLNAKFCEPQGDANATPSFYVMAGGDSPLGVQRLEIWVDGKKIYQKLGNQLYKKITLSAGRHRLVVVAVDKYVGTASAAEYVNVQ; encoded by the coding sequence ATGCGATTGCTTCACATCCTTGCTGCGCTCGTCGTTACGGCCGCGCCGCTCGTCGCCCAGGTCACTTACAGTTTCAGCAATTACCCAACCCAAGGCCCGGCCAATCACATGGTGATTGCCGATTTCAACCGCGACGGCTACCCCGACATGGCGATCGTCGTCTCAAATCCGAATGTGGTGGACGTGTACTTCAACGACCACACCGGTCATTTCTCCAATTACACCGCTTATCCCACTGGCGATTTCGGCTGGGCCCTCGCCCTCGACGCCAATGGTGACGGCTGGCCCGACATCCTGGTCGCCTCCACCGGAACGGGCAGTACGACACTGCTCCTGAATAACGGCGACGGTACCTTCCGCACGGGAACCGCGCCCATCACCAAGGCGCAAGCCAGTCAGTTCGTCGCCGGAGACTTCAACAAAGACGGCAAAGTGGATCTCGCCGCCATCGAGGGCAACCAGATCGAAATCCTGCTGAACAACGGCAACGGCACCTTCCATTCCGGGCAGATGCTCGCAATGGCGGGGGGCACCTTCAACGCCGTGGTTGCCGATTTCGATGGTGATGGCAATCTCGATATCTCGAATGCCGAATCGAACAAGTTCCTCGTATGGTGGGGCAAGGGAACAGGAGCCTTCGCAGCGCCGTTGCAAGTACCGGCGCCAACCAGAGGCAGCCTGTTTTCTGTGGCCACCGCCGACTTCAATAACGATGGCCTGCCCGACCTCGCCGTCAGCAGCAATTACAATCCGGGCAACTGCGATCCCACGGGCGGACCCTGCGGCACCACCACGGCTCACATCTACAAGAATATGGGCGGCCGCAGCTTCAGCCACATCAGCTCTTACCAAATCGGTGATCGCGAAGGCGGCGTGCTTTCCACCGCGGATGTTAACGGCGATCTCAACCAGGACATCGTGGATGTCACCACCGCAGGCGGCGTTGACAGCGGCGTGTATTCCTATCGCCCCGGTAACGGAAACACCACCTTCGGCGCCGAGCAAACCATCACCGGCGGCTCTGCGTTTGAGATTGTCCTCCGCGATCTCAATCACGACTCGCGCGCCGACGTCGGTATCCCTTCCTTCTTCCCCGGCGGCGAAGGGGACGTAGGCCTTGCCACCAGCGGCTACAAAACCTGCACCGGCGTGAGTTCGGCATCGCTCAACGCGAAGTTCTGTGAGCCTCAAGGCGATGCGAATGCCACTCCGTCCTTTTACGTGATGGCAGGCGGCGATTCTCCCCTCGGCGTGCAGCGCCTCGAGATTTGGGTAGACGGCAAGAAGATCTACCAGAAGCTCGGCAACCAGTTGTACAAGAAGATCACGCTGAGCGCGGGCCGGCATCGGCTTGTGGTCGTGGCAGTCGACAAGTACGTGGGCACCGCCAGCGCAGCGGAGTACGTGAACGTGCAGTAG
- a CDS encoding FG-GAP repeat domain-containing protein, with product MRVPRLLVLLLLWVSPVFAQVTYKASFYTSSGTPGYSALADFNRDGYPDMAIVNSGTIDIFFNDHSGGFGAYTSYNSPSGGPIIAVDVNGDGWPDLVIAGGGGTVLLNNGDGTFRPGTAPTTKAPASSFVAGDFNKDGKVDLAAVEGTQIEILLNNGSGTFHSGQVLAMAGGSSNAVVGDFDSDGNLDIANVEAVKTLVWWGKGDGTFAAPLQIARPNSDNLSSIAAADFNNDGLPDLAVSSNGGDSNCDPNNGPICGTTTAHIYKNLGARKFALVPPSYTMGPAHDGTLFAVDLDGDLNPDLVNLFNAAGVYSGDLSYRAGKGNGTFGDELSIDSPSAIDVQFRDLNLDSRTDVVVPEYFPSSEVNVYLATSGYKNCTGANSAALHAKVCAPANNATVSSPVLITAAGNSPIGVQRLEVWVDGKKVYQKLGDQMNKRIPMTTGRHRVAVVAVDKYIGTSSTVEYVNVQ from the coding sequence ATGCGCGTACCACGCCTGTTGGTCCTCCTGCTACTTTGGGTGTCGCCAGTCTTCGCCCAGGTCACTTACAAAGCCTCGTTCTACACTTCCAGCGGCACTCCGGGATACAGCGCGCTGGCCGATTTCAACCGTGACGGATATCCCGACATGGCAATCGTCAACTCCGGCACGATCGACATCTTCTTCAACGATCACAGTGGAGGCTTCGGCGCTTACACCAGCTATAACTCACCCAGCGGTGGCCCCATCATCGCTGTTGATGTGAATGGCGACGGTTGGCCCGACCTTGTCATCGCGGGTGGCGGGGGCACCGTGCTTCTGAATAACGGCGACGGCACCTTCCGTCCAGGAACCGCTCCCACGACCAAAGCGCCCGCATCTTCCTTCGTCGCCGGCGACTTCAACAAAGACGGTAAAGTGGATCTCGCCGCCGTGGAAGGGACCCAGATCGAAATCCTGCTCAACAACGGCAGCGGCACTTTCCATTCTGGCCAAGTGCTCGCAATGGCGGGCGGCTCTTCCAACGCAGTCGTCGGTGATTTCGATTCCGACGGTAACCTCGATATCGCCAATGTGGAAGCCGTTAAGACCTTGGTCTGGTGGGGTAAGGGCGATGGCACCTTTGCCGCTCCGCTACAGATTGCACGACCGAATAGCGACAACCTTAGTTCCATCGCTGCCGCCGATTTCAACAACGACGGACTTCCCGATCTCGCGGTCAGCAGCAACGGCGGTGACTCTAATTGCGATCCCAATAACGGCCCCATCTGCGGCACGACCACTGCACATATTTACAAGAACCTCGGCGCAAGAAAGTTCGCCCTTGTGCCGCCCTCGTACACCATGGGGCCCGCGCACGATGGAACGCTCTTCGCCGTCGATCTTGATGGCGATTTGAATCCCGACCTGGTGAACCTCTTCAACGCCGCAGGAGTCTACAGCGGAGATCTCAGTTATCGTGCCGGGAAGGGCAACGGAACGTTTGGGGATGAGCTGTCGATTGACTCGCCTTCAGCCATTGACGTCCAATTCCGCGACCTTAATCTCGATTCGCGGACTGACGTGGTCGTACCGGAATATTTCCCCAGCAGCGAGGTTAACGTCTACCTCGCCACCAGTGGTTACAAGAACTGCACCGGGGCTAACTCCGCGGCTCTCCACGCCAAGGTCTGTGCGCCTGCCAACAACGCAACTGTCAGTTCGCCCGTTCTCATCACCGCAGCCGGCAACTCGCCGATAGGCGTCCAGCGCCTGGAGGTATGGGTAGACGGCAAGAAGGTCTACCAGAAACTCGGGGATCAGATGAACAAGCGCATCCCCATGACGACCGGGCGCCATCGCGTTGCAGTCGTCGCCGTCGACAAGTACATCGGCACCAGCAGCACGGTCGAATACGTGAACGTCCAGTAG
- a CDS encoding cysteine desulfurase family protein, whose product MQRVYLDNNATTPLLPEVLEAMQPYFLGQFGNASSIHQQGQQARAAVEHAREHVADLIGAREAEIVFTSGGTEGDNLALFGLCKPGDHLIISTIEHHAVLNSAQRLKELGVEVTDVPVDGQGIVDPDAVKRALRANTRLISIMLANNETGVVQNAVEIGKIAAEADVYFHTDAVQAIAKIPVDVNEIRCDLLTLAGHKIHAPQGTGALYVRKGTILDPLFYGGRHERSRRAGTENLPGIVGLGKAAELAMAWFENDGPTRMAALRDRLEQTVVSQLDQLTVNSGSAPRVPNTTNVSFDGIEGEAMVIALDLKGLSVSTGAACSSGAIEPSHVLTAMGLTPEQARGSIRFSVGKQNTEADIQFALERVPEVVAKLRELSPVYRK is encoded by the coding sequence ATGCAGCGCGTTTACCTCGACAACAACGCGACCACGCCGCTCCTCCCCGAAGTGCTGGAGGCGATGCAGCCGTATTTCCTCGGACAATTCGGCAATGCGTCGTCCATCCACCAGCAAGGCCAGCAAGCGCGGGCCGCGGTGGAGCACGCGCGCGAGCACGTCGCGGATCTTATCGGTGCACGTGAGGCAGAGATCGTTTTCACCAGCGGCGGCACCGAGGGCGACAACCTCGCGCTCTTCGGCCTCTGCAAGCCGGGCGACCACCTGATCATCAGCACGATCGAGCACCATGCGGTGCTGAACTCCGCGCAGCGCCTGAAAGAACTCGGCGTAGAAGTCACAGACGTTCCGGTAGACGGGCAGGGAATTGTCGATCCTGACGCGGTAAAGCGTGCGCTCCGCGCAAATACCAGGCTGATCAGCATCATGCTCGCGAATAACGAAACCGGTGTTGTACAGAACGCCGTAGAGATTGGGAAAATCGCCGCCGAAGCCGACGTCTATTTCCACACCGACGCCGTACAGGCCATCGCCAAGATTCCCGTCGACGTAAATGAGATCCGCTGCGACCTGCTGACCCTCGCCGGACATAAGATCCACGCACCGCAAGGAACAGGCGCGCTCTACGTGCGCAAGGGTACGATCCTCGATCCACTCTTTTACGGCGGCCGTCATGAGCGTTCGCGACGTGCGGGGACGGAGAACCTACCGGGGATTGTCGGACTTGGCAAAGCCGCGGAACTTGCGATGGCGTGGTTTGAGAATGACGGTCCAACTCGCATGGCAGCGCTTCGCGACCGCCTCGAACAAACGGTCGTCAGCCAACTCGATCAACTGACGGTGAACAGTGGCAGCGCCCCCCGAGTGCCGAACACCACGAACGTGTCTTTCGATGGAATTGAAGGCGAAGCTATGGTGATCGCGCTCGATCTGAAGGGCCTTTCTGTCTCCACCGGCGCGGCGTGTTCATCGGGCGCAATCGAACCTTCGCACGTACTGACCGCCATGGGCCTTACTCCCGAGCAGGCGCGGGGAAGCATTCGCTTTAGCGTAGGCAAGCAAAATACCGAGGCTGACATTCAGTTCGCCCTGGAGCGGGTGCCGGAAGTGGTCGCGAAATTGCGCGAGCTGAGCCCGGTTTACAGGAAATAG
- a CDS encoding citrate synthase — MSTTTPTYTKGLEDVIAGPSSICYIDGDAGILAYRGIDIHELADNSNFEEVCYLLWFGKLPNRTELQELKLNMARERKLDASVISILRQAPKHALPMDVLRTVVSATALWDPEEKNNDHDTNVRKAIRLTSQMAMIVTAYDRIRKGKPLVEPDRTLSHAANFLLMLSGEVPSKSAEKALDIALILQADHELNASTFAARVVAATLSDMHSAVTAGIGALKGPLHGGANEAVFRILDEIDKLGADPVEYIKGMLAQKKKVPGFGHRVYTTEDPRATHLRQMSRDLGYSSGQIKWFENSRAIEEFIKSEKKLNANVDFYSASTYHMLGIDVDLFTPIFAVSRVSGWSAHVIEQLDDNRLIRPRADYVGPKHPTAYTQMDQRA; from the coding sequence ATGTCCACAACGACGCCTACATATACCAAGGGTTTGGAAGACGTAATCGCCGGGCCATCCAGCATTTGCTACATCGATGGAGACGCTGGAATCCTGGCGTACCGCGGCATTGATATCCACGAACTGGCCGACAATTCCAACTTCGAGGAAGTCTGCTACCTCCTCTGGTTCGGCAAGCTGCCCAACCGCACCGAGCTGCAGGAACTGAAGCTGAACATGGCCCGCGAGCGCAAGCTCGACGCCTCGGTGATCAGCATCCTGCGCCAGGCCCCCAAGCACGCTCTGCCAATGGACGTGCTCCGCACCGTGGTCTCGGCCACGGCGTTGTGGGACCCCGAAGAGAAGAACAACGATCACGACACCAACGTGCGCAAGGCCATCCGCCTGACCTCTCAAATGGCGATGATCGTCACGGCTTACGACCGCATCCGCAAAGGCAAGCCGCTGGTTGAACCGGACCGCACTTTGTCACATGCCGCCAACTTCCTGCTCATGCTCTCGGGCGAAGTCCCGAGCAAGAGCGCGGAAAAGGCGCTCGACATCGCGCTGATCCTGCAAGCTGACCACGAGCTAAACGCCTCGACGTTTGCTGCCCGCGTAGTGGCCGCGACGCTCAGCGACATGCACTCGGCCGTGACCGCCGGAATTGGCGCGCTGAAGGGTCCGCTGCACGGTGGCGCGAACGAAGCTGTTTTCCGCATCCTCGACGAAATTGACAAGCTTGGCGCCGACCCGGTCGAGTACATCAAGGGCATGCTGGCGCAGAAGAAAAAGGTTCCCGGCTTCGGCCATCGCGTGTACACCACCGAAGACCCGCGCGCCACGCACTTGCGCCAGATGTCGCGTGACCTCGGTTACTCCAGCGGCCAGATCAAGTGGTTCGAGAACTCCCGCGCCATCGAGGAGTTCATCAAGTCGGAAAAGAAGCTCAACGCCAACGTTGATTTCTATTCGGCTTCTACATACCACATGCTTGGCATTGATGTGGACCTGTTCACGCCAATCTTCGCAGTCTCGCGCGTTTCAGGCTGGTCAGCGCACGTCATCGAGCAGTTGGATGACAACCGCCTGATCCGTCCGCGCGCAGATTACGTCGGTCCGAAGCATCCGACGGCATACACGCAGATGGACCAGCGCGCATAG